The DNA segment CAAGGTACAAGTTTTAAAACACAAAGAGATTTATTCGATCAGAGACATAATTACtggtttgttttgatattttctgCAACCTTGTGGGCAGATCTTTTATTCCCTGCTCAAAGAATTTCCTGTCTTTACAGGTAAAAAAAACTCTTCCAGATGAAATTTTACATCCTCTTCAGAGTTGAAGGTATGTCTATTCAATGAATTCTGAAGAGACCAAAATAGGTGgaaatctgatggtgcaaggtgAAGTGAATGTAGTgtcaataatgtttgttttaattctCTATTTTCAGAGTGATCccaaacacacaaaatacaaccTGTCTCATTGTAAGTTCTCGTTGAACTACAGTAAATTGTCATATATCTAACGTGTACACATGCACAAGCGATACACTGGAGTCAGCTATTCACAAACGGGGTTCAAAATCTTCCCTTGGTTTAATGTAGGCGGTTCTATCACAACTTATCAATAGAAATGCACAAGAGCAGAGATGAGACACATGTCCCAAACAGTTGTCATATTCATCCAAGCTCATCTGAATTGTCAAAGCCAGTACCGGTTTTTAAGATGGACAGTGCCACACATCCAGAGGGCTAAGCCAATCACACAGGAAACAACATCTGAAACCCAACTGACAACCCAATTCTGACATGGGCAAAAGGCCCTCTGACACCTCACCAGCCAGACAGACATGCTTCAAGCCAACAAACAGCTTCTATAGTCGAATTAGGTAAGTGACTACCCTCTGAGTGCACTGAGTGTCGCAGTGGTGCTCTCTCTTCAAGCCTATCCTCTGAATGTAGGCCATTTCCCTCCTGACACCAAGCTTTTGTGGACTAAGCCACATGCTTAGGGGGTACATCCATCAGCCCAGTAATCACTCACCAACAGTCTAGTTGGATCATAACTGCACCTAAACATCTGGTGTATTAAGGTGGATGGTGCCACCAGGATCTAGTCAACTGCTCGCCAAGGGGAAATAAGAGGCACACCAATGTATTCTGAATGCACATTTTGATGGTCGGGCATTACACCCAGTTAACGAGTCAAGGTCAGCAGAGTAAGTGGATCATAACTACACTTTAATGCCTGGTGTATTAGGGTGGATGATGCCACCAGGGTCATTGGGCATCGCAGTGGTACCGGATCTGACCAGCTTCCCGCCGAGGAGTCAGCGACCCTGAAGCAGATCAACGGCAGCCAGAGTAGCCTCAAACGCCAAGGTGGTCAGATCATAACACGGGGGTAGCTCCAACCGTCACTATACCCCGGGGTGGGATTTTTTTCAATACTCCATGATGACCAATCAACATTGTGAGCCCTGCTTTTACAACTTAGCCAGTTCGTCACATCGAAGCCTTGATCCAAAGTGGCTGGTCGTCACATGGAGGCCTCGTCTGAATTAACAGATTCCGGCGCTTTTAGTTGACTCAATGTGGAAGGACCACATCGGTATGGTTGCCCCTTCCCAACACAGCTGCAATCATGGGTGAAAGTTCTCTAACTTGCAACAAGGTAATGCAGAGCACTTGAAGTTTAGTGTTGACAAAAACTGATTTTTTTAGGAaaggaatatgaaaacaaaaatgcctgGAAAGCAACAGGGGGTGTGGGGAGAGgcctttggaaaattcacatgatccaATGCTTTTCCcttataacttttaggaaaatgagcTTTTTtaacgattataaagaaatttgtggggaaaatcttttctaAGAAGGTGGAGAGAGGACTTcgaaaaattcacaagatctgatGTTTTTCCCTCGCAACTttgaggaaaatggatatcttccTACTTCATACCCACGTAGGAAACCTATCTGAAATCAAATGCGTGGAAAGCAACGAGGAGGGGGgtgcttcggaaaattcacaagtttcacaagatccgagttttcccctggtaactttaaccctttagtgtttaaaccggccacatcTGGCCAGAATATTAtccttcttttatgttcaaacttatGAATAttcagcctctcatacctaccctacaatgtcattctaaaaataaataatcacatcatcaaaatcttgaagctatgagacaaggcacaattaattcaaaacaatgagaataaataagtattacatttgacaaagtaatccgaacactaaagggttaaggaaaatgaatatcttttaatgaaattgtatataGATACCTTTTAAACAGCATGCATTACGGATGCCTAATGTGCCGCAAACCCTTTATTTTTCTTCGGAAAAAGTGGGAAGGGACAGGAATtattggaaaatgtttttttttttttttgatgaatgAATTACAAATATGTCACAAAACACTTTATTGTCCGGAAAATGGGGGTTGTTTCTtcctttaaaattttaacaagtaCCCCTTTATAAAAATTAGTGGTAACGAAGTCTGGACAGGAGAGAGGAAGATGATACAAAATCCTTATAAAAACCACGTTAGAGAAAGAGTGATACAAAATCCCTATAAAAACCACGTTAGTGTTTGTGTGAAACAAgtattatattaaaacaaaataactttTACATATCTCTTTAAAATCATTAGTTTTCAAATGGTATCTAATGTTTACACTTTTCTTTAGCAAATTTTCGTGCCGAAATTTTAATCGGGTAAACTAGTACGTTTCAATTTTGTGTGGAGAGACAGCTTTCATGTAATATACTTTGTGTAGCTAAACTTCGAATGGCATAACAATGTCATGGGTTAAATGGATCgagtgacgtatgtatgtatatatgtgtgtgtgtgtgtgtgtgtgtgtgtatagtagaagGACCCGAACCCTCAAAGGGTTCCCTGAGGAGTAGCCTAATTTGtgatttcaaaaggattatattttcctCAGTTACAAGGGCAAAACTCGGATCTTATGAATTTTCCGAAGACCTCTCCCCACACACCACCTTGCTTTCCgggaatttttgttttcatattcgtttcctacacctttttttttttttcgatttcgtTTCCAGGTAATGATGTCAACATTAACCAAATACAGCAATCTGTTCTCCCTATTCAAGACTGTCAGGTAGCAATTAGGAGATATTTGGCTATTATTCTATCAATTCAGACGACTAAGTAGAAGCTCTTCTGCCGTGATCTCCGATCGACAACTAAGAAAATGTACCGAacacattaatatatagatactatTGTAATATGAGGGCCCAAAAATCAGGAAGCGAgataataaaagataattaaaaaagacTGAAAACAAACGAAATTAGAAAATGGTGCTATTACGTTACATAGtgaattatttttagaatatatcAACGATGAATTTAATTCAAATGATAAATTTGTTAGTAATACTTAGAACTTCATATACCCGTTAATTGACGTTTCCACCAATATGAAAACACCCGCAAAAAGTGTAAACAATCTTTCAAAATCATGTGTTGTATTCCCGTAACgttaattacacaaaaatgatacCCTTTACGCTCAATACATAAAGAGCACTttcaattgaataaatatatatttcttcttataaATACTTTTCTTGTTAAATCTTTCGACACTTGTGGAACAGAACCCAATATAACAACTAcctaatatttgtgtatatagatttTGGTGAGCAGTAGAAAACCCGAGAGATTTTTCTATACTCATGTAATTCATTTTGAATTCATACCTTGTTGCAATCGACTTTACATTctagggctgataaaataaatacatgccTAAGTACTAAATTGCATACTAAAGTAAGTACTATATTAACAAAGACGCACTCTACCATTATACTTGGTCTACGTCAATTCAATATTTTACTTCACGCTAAAGCGATCTTACAATTGCATTTAGTTTCACTTTGTTACCCACGTTAGATAATGATCGAAAGACCGCCCCTCTGGTGATACTAATAAAGTCAGTTGCATAATTTTACATAACCGTCAGCTTCAATTAATGGATAGAGCAGTGATATGTCAATTGGTTTTAGCGACAGAAGTCAAACTAACtgacaaatataaaaatggataGAACAAAGATATTAAAAGTACTTCAGTACAACGTGGAGGAATTTTAACATAGTTAATTCTACTTTTATACACGCAACTGAAAATGTTCGTTTTTCCATATATAGAGAAGAGGTTTGCGCATAGTTTGTAAGTACCATGCACGGAAGTCTACACACTTGAGTCACTTCGTGACttttgatttaataaataaaacggaGAACAAAGAATGCACTGGGTTTGAAATTGTATCTGTAAACAGACACATCGTTATTTTAAAGAAGTAAAAGTATCATTATCAAACACGTACCAGTTATCAACAAATTTATCAGACATATAATcatcttcttcagtttctgtggacatttttatataaaaatacaaataatttcagaaataaaaataatggcgGTGAATGCggagtaagggagataactgtatTGCGAACACTGCTGTGTATTTTGGATGTCTCAGCCCCTCATCTAGTCTTTATTCGCCGACAATCTCAGTTTATATCGTTACCTAATCTTTATTCACCTACCATCTCAATACATGCCAGTTTTTGTATCTTCTCTGAATGAAAAATCAATAACTTAGCTGTATTTGATAATATCACAATATAAAACACTTTAAAACTCAAGAGAATATTGTACGTTTCCAACTCAGGTCTTCAATATGGGTTGATAAAGATATTCGGTTTTATTGAGGAGCCATCTCCatgaattgctttttttttttgtctaagatTACATGTGTCTTTAAATCATTGATTACTTTTATTTTCACAGAAACATGCATCATGGCTTGCACACCAAACACTGCAGTCCCCATTCATCCCTACCTCTTTTAAAACATGGGAAATTACTCTACAAATTTGGGCAGTTTGTATATAGGGTTTGTTTTTTCATGCCCTGGAAAAGTATAGTAAATTGTAAACGCTTTTTACAAGGGATGAACCCACAATCAAGACTGAGATCGAATATCATCAATGCAAGTCAAAGACTGCTCAGCCACCCAACATTACCAAACTTTCAACTCACATATGATATAGCCAAAAGGGTTACGTTAAGGTCCAAATTGATAAAATACCCCTAAATGCAGAACAATAAATACTCAATGAGGCAAAATATGGCACACTTTCAACATTTCATTTATAGCTTTAATCAGGCACACAGGAAACAGTGTATGGTAGTATACATTAACCCCAAAACACTGTATAGTTGTAAACATAACTTagtttacaaaaagaaaacaagacctATATGGTTTCTCTTTACCTTTGTCATGGTATTATGTAGTGTTTCATCAATACTGCTATGGTAGGTGGTTgagttaatgaatgaaaatatgtttcttggTTGTGTGAAAAATAACTGAATAACACCAGCAAACGTTTAACTGAAGTAtctattgtattatttatatttgtcctcatcttgtttgttgtttcggctgatttaccctccagccttcattaggtgccttggggaaatttcgaacctgggttttcttTCCCGAGGTattttcgatgatgatgatgatgaggatgaggatgatgatgatgatgatgatgatgttgtcgttattattattattattattcaaatgtaaataatgtacataattcctcaactttaaatatagaactgaagtatTTATTGTTGCACATAAAGACAAATTGCATTGGCCATTTACaattaacaacagcaataattacagACTTGAGGTAGTTGAAACAATTGAACTTAAGATCAATAAGATGGTAAGGAAATGGCCTGACCTTTCGAAGTGCCTTTGATCTGTCGCCCTTTATGGCAACCAGAGTATGCTCCAGTTGCCCCTGACATCACTAGTGGAGGGATACAAGATCTCCAAGGTGCATCTGCAATCGATACTGTCTGAGTCAAGGGACACTAATCCAGGACAATCCACCAGATTTGAACACTGGTAGGAAGTGGAAGGTCACTGAGGTAATGCAGCAGCTTGATGAGATGGCTTCTGGGTCATGCAGCACAACAAGCACAGCAGGGTCAGTGGCTGAATTGGGATGATGTCAAAAAGCTGGAGTTGAAGTAGTCTGATTGGTGGTGGTTGAGTGCAGGGCATTTGAAAGCTCTAATCCAGACTGTATATGATGTGCATCTGTCTCCAGGAAATCCAAGAGAGTCTACAGTGCCATTTGTGTGGGAAGTATGGCAGCCTCAAAAAGCACTCCAGACATAATTTAGTACTAAACATTGTTGCTTCAGCTGCAGGAGAGGGTCAAGAGCTTGAACTGAGCTTGCGCAAGACAGCATTTGTGAAGCAAAGTGTGATGCTAAAGAGACAGAAACCTCGGCAGGCCGAAGACAGAAAATGGGAGGTGTTCATGGACAAGCCATTGCCTGAAAACATCGTAGTGTCAGCACTCCAGCCCGACCTGGTGTTGGTAAATGACAGTCAGAGACATATGGTCCTTGGGGAGCTTACTGTGCCATGGGAGTAGAGCATTGCTGAGGCCCATGAGTGGAAGCTGTTGGGCTATGAAGAGCTGGTAGCTGAGATTCAGGAGAAGGGTTACAATTGTGAGCTGCTTGCGTTTCCCAGTAGCTTCTCTCAGAAGGTGTGAGGAAGACAATCAAGGAATGTGAGAGGAAAGAAGTTGAGGGTAGTGCTTGGGTTACCAGGaggtttgtgaatgtgtataagGTTACAGAACTGTCATGAATCCAGTTGCAATGCAATACATCCAGCTGTTGTGGGCCCACCATGTGGAGAGATACTGAGTTTAATGGGCCGAAATCTTGTCGAAGCATGGCACTCAGCTGATGATTGCAGCCGGACAAGAAATGGCGCACTCAATGttctcttctactatatatatatatatatatatacacacatatgtatatatatatacatatatatatatatataaatagatgagtgtatttttaccttgttaacaattaacacggaaaaaataaataaatagttaccagggtagcaaaaatctcacaagtaaagatgcaattccttgtttataaaggtagaaacttcgtgtttacgttgtttacatatatatatatacatatgtatgtatatatacatatatatatatatataatatatatatataatataatatatatatatatatatatatatatatatacatacatatatatatatatatatatataatatatatatataatatatatatatatatataatacatatatatatatatatacatatatatatatatatatatatatatatatatatatatatatatatatatatatatacatatatatatatatacacacacatacatatacatatatatatatatatgtaggtcccgggttgagtcggggttaaccacagtaaataaggtactcaatacatagcagagtaaattaatttattatatagaaggagcttctacaggactagaactgtttcattcaaagaaatcatcaggaagctagtagacaagagttg comes from the Octopus sinensis linkage group LG11, ASM634580v1, whole genome shotgun sequence genome and includes:
- the LOC115217650 gene encoding uncharacterized protein LOC115217650; protein product: MCICLQEIQESLQCHLCGKYGSLKKHSRHNLVLNIVASAAGEGQELELSLRKTAFVKQSVMLKRQKPRQAEDRKWEVFMDKPLPENIVVSALQPDLVLVNDSQRHMVLGELTVPWE